A region of the Drosophila subobscura isolate 14011-0131.10 chromosome J, UCBerk_Dsub_1.0, whole genome shotgun sequence genome:
TGTTTCATAACCACAGCGGAGCATCTACTCAGCATTGTATCGGCCATTAATTATGCTAGGTATTGCAACGGCACTTCTGATCCCATAAAGAACTTTTTTCTGCTCACCAACGACGAGATCTTCTACGTGACCAGCTACTCCACGACCTTGGCCTTGTGGGGAAAGTTCCAGAACGTCTATTCCACGTTTATATGGAACTATATGGACATGTTTGTGATGATTGTCAGCATTGGATTGGCAGCAAAGTTTCGACAGCTGAACAATGACTTGAGAAACTTTAAGGGAATGGTGAGTGGACACAGTTCCACCTCCTCTTTCCTCGTCACTGATTGGTATCTTCTTCTTTTAGCACATGGCGCCGTCGTACTGGTCGGAGCGTCGCATTCAATACCGaagcatttgcatattgtgTGACAAAATGGACGATGCCATTTCGCTCATCACAATGGTGTCCTTTTCGAACAACCTGTACTTCATTTGCGTTCAGCTGCTGCGTAGCTTGAAGTTTGTACAACAGTCACTGACACGACAGTTTTAACTATTCATTAATGCACTTTCCATTTGCAGCACCATGCCTTCGGTGGCCCATGCCGTTTACTTTTACTTCTCCTTGATATTCCTCATTGGTCGCACGCTGGCCGTGTCGCTGTATTCCGCCAGTGTGCACGATGAGTCACGGGTCACTCTGCGGTATCTGCGCTGTGTGCCAAAGGATTCTTGGTGTCCGGAGGTCAAGCGCTTTTCGGAGGAGGTAATCAGCGATGAGGTGGCACTCAGTGGCATGAAGTTTTTCCATCTTACACGAAAGTTGGTATTGAGTGTAAGCCTCTGAAAAGATTTGTGCAAATAACTTTattaattgaatgtttttccATGCAGGTGGCAGGTACTATAGTTACCTATGAGCTGGTGCTCATCCAGTTCCATGAGGATAATGACTTGTGGGACTGCAAACAAAGTTATTACTCGTAATTTAAGATAACGTTTTAgtttgcataataaataaaaaatcatcttgcactttattattattattattgttgtttaaagcaattaaaggaaaccaacaaaatgtcGACCGGTAATATCAATCGGTTATATTGCCTAAATTGTACGTCAGATTATCATCCATCtatggagagagagatagagattcTTTCTACGTGTGTGTTCCGTTGGTGTGTGTAGACTCTTTACAAATATCAAACGTTCTTCAAGAATGGTCACTATATGTATCACTTATAGCCTAAGGGGAGGGGCGTCCTACAAATGGTGGAGTACGAGTATTACGATTATGTGTCTGTATGGGGCAACCTACGATTAGCTGGCATGGGGTCACAGTGGTCATCGTGCGGTCGAAACAGTTCGGGGAATATACAATATGCAGTGAATGCAAAATTCAGCTAAAGATTTTCAATTACTTATGTTTAAATTCAGTTTTCGTTACGTGTCgtctcgttttcgtttcgtttttgcaaCTACAAAGAAAAGGTAACATGTTCGGAAGTTTTGGTGGTTTCTGGTTGCTTATGATGATGTCTGTTTTGCCATTACAAAATACATATTACGAGTATAttgtgtattgtattgtataaAGCGGAAGCTACATGATAGTTATGCTACTATGATATCTAAATGTTTTGTGTATAGGAATCCTAGGCACATGTCGTCGCATATGCGTGCATGTCCTACTAATACAAGTTGCTTCGGCTGCCAATAAAGAACTACAAAAACTTGTTCGATGTTTTGCTTAACGCTTCCTCTTGCTTCACACTCGCGCGCAGGGGGAAGATTGGGTATGGGGGGTAGCTACGTACGTCTGAGAGAAGGCAAACATAAAGTATCACAAAGATTGAGATCTTAAATTAAAGCATAGCGATAGAAAGAGATGAGATAGAGAGAGCTCAAATAATCGTTTAGTGTATGAAGATGCTGAAGATGGGTATGGGAATGCTTGAAACACAAATGgcgagtgttttttttgcgttcGAATGAAACAAGTCTAGAGAGTATTTTTGCAGTTTCTCAATGTCGCTTGGCATCGTACTGCTTCACCTTCTCCGGTATGGCTGCCTTCTCCACAGCCACATGCAGACCGAGCTCCTCCAGTGATTTAACATAGATCAGTTTGCGCCAGAACTTTGTGCTGTCAACAGTATatcaaatttgcatatatgGAAAAGGAAATATCGAATCTTGTATGCTCACCTGACAAACGGACGTGCCATCCACACCAAAGACTTGATCCAAAAGGTTGGATGCACCAAATACATGTGCTTCAGACTCTTGCGCAAGCGTCTATCCAGCAGTTGATAGCATCTAAAGAGGCAAAAAGGCAACCAATAATAAGACAATCGCATATCGTGCCCATACATACCGCTTCAGCCATGGAAAGGGCGGCACATTGCGCCTATTGGAGCCGCCATGCAAGTAAATCAAGACATAATCATCCGTCACCAGTTGCTCCAGGGTCTTCACCACATAGAGGAACAGGTTGTCCATCACATAGCTGTAGTCGGCCCTCGATCGATCGGGCAAGTGGCAGGCGCAAAAGATGACTATGGCATTCTGACCGCCAGACTTCAAATAGCCGCCATGTGACAGCACACGCTTGTAGGGCTCGATCACCCGCATATCGATCTCTCGCGTGCGTCCATCTGGCAGTGTGATCTTCTGCCAGTTGCGTGAGTCGCGCCGCTCCTCGGCAGCCGAATACTGTGGTAGAGTCGCCGCAGCCGGAGTGTGTGGCGTGGGCGTTGTGGCCAGACCAAACTCCAGGTCCAGATCATCGTCATTGTCGGGCAGCAGTTCGGGGCCCTCGcaatcatcgtcatcgtcttcgCCGTCCAGGCCGTCGATGAGCGAGCTCGAGGGACTCAGAGACGCCAGATTGTGTTCGatatcctcatcatcgtcgaAGCTATGATTTGAGATGGAGTCCAGGCTTGAGATGTCCTCGCCACCTGGCAGAGTACTGCCGCGCTTCGTTTTCTTGCCATTTGCGTTGGGCAGCAGGGAAACTGATTGAAAATTGGACTCCACAGCAGCCAGATACTGCGAGACATCCGCATCCGACTCGCTGCTGAGGATGTCGGGGCTATTGGCCCTTAGCAGGCTGACTTTGGCATCCTGCGGCTTGTTGCGGGGGGCTTGATGGTTCAGTGTGTTCTTCGCCTGCACGGCCGCCTCGGTGGTGGGTACCACGTCGGGAAAGTTGTTCCGCTTGGTCTGAAACGGctccgagtccgagtctgTGTTCGTGGGCGACATCAGCGGGTGGCTGTTGGCCAGCGTGCGCTCAATGATCTGTCGTTGTGGCATTGTCTCGATGGACAGCAGCTCCGGCCGCATTATTCTATTGTCCAGGGTAGCACTCGTCTTGGTCGTCTCCTCCAGAATGGTTTTTACCTGGGGCGCAGCGACCTGCGTACACTCATCGGCCAGCGGGGAGATGCCCGTTGAGTCCGTGGGCGTCTCGGAGATGTCCATTTTGCTCTCTGACTGCGAAGATTCCGATTCCGCGTAATGAAAACTGCAAATCGATTAGTCATATATAGTGGGTCGGATgtattgttttgtgtgttggcggGGGAGCTCTGCGCTTTACCTCATAGTTCCCAGTGTTATTCGAGTAGCTTGTGTGAAAGTTGGCTTGCCCACTCATCTAGGCAATGCTAGAGTCTCACTGTGCATCAGCTGTTCTGCTTAATTATTCAGCCGTTGTTgcttaatttcctttttttgttgtaaacaAATTTTCCTCTTGTGGGCCCAATACACGTGGAGTTGCCAGACGTTTGCGATATGTGCCCGACAGTGCTGGTAAAATaaaaaggtatattttggtatactTTTGAGGTATTTTTGTGCACATATTTAAACGgccaaaatgtacatacatatgtacattttgtacaaccattatagaaaattgattaatctattcaataaaattaaattttcagtAGTCAGAGTTTTGGTTAGACAGTAATATTAAACGGAATCTCAAAATCACACGTATCTGAAAAACGCGCCAAAAAATAAGAGTGCTTACATGTGTATGGCAAAACAGCCACGCTTTttagaaggtatatttcggtatttcgggtcaggcggtatattttatcgataaatctgCGGCCACACTGCATTGGTGGCGTcgtgaaaaaaaaaagatttgttAAATAGctgaaataattacaaattgcAATGGACGGCGCACCAATTGTTGTTGATGCCGTGCCTGTCAGCACTGAGAGCTCTTCTGTGCCCGTAGTTGTTTCGACAAATACCGTTTCCACCGTGGGCGTGACTTCCGCTTTGACAGcgcccccagcagcagcaacaacaacaacagcgacgacTGTGGCGACGGTGTcatcgacagcgacaacgacagcgactgcgactcctTTGCGAAATCCAATCCACAACCTTCCCATGGAACTGCAGAATGACCAGAAGCGCAGGAGGTGAGTCTGAGAACAATTACGCAGTCCCCAACATTGCCAAGTAATTGTTCTGTTTGATAGCTCCTCGCGCACCATCAAGCGGAAGCGTTTCGATGATGAAATCGTCGAGTACAACATCACTGTGCCCACAAATCGTGGAGGCGCAGACCCCAGCCGACGGGACAGGCCTCGCCCCAGTTCCCAAAGCTATCCAGCTCTGATGGGAATACCCTCGTCCCTTAATATGCATACGGCACCAATAGCCTTGCCGGAGAGTCCTCAGGCACCCGGAATAGTGGAGGGAATTTTGCCAGGCACACCAAGTGGTACGGTGGCAGCGGCTCCAGCGGTCACGCCCACCGTTGAAGCGCCAGCCACACCAGCGCCTGTGGTTGCGCAAGTGCACCCGAAGCCAGCGGCGGAACGTGCTCCAGCCGCCGAAAAACGTTCGACCCTTCGTGCTGGGCGTCCGGCCAACAAAAGGTCGCAGCGTCGCAATGGCCGTCCCTTGGCACAGATGGCCACCAAGGATCTGGGACGCTGGAAGCCCTGCGACGACATGGCTTTGATCATCGGCATTCAGCAGACGAACGACTTGCGCCTGATCCATCGTGGTGTGAAGTTCTCGTGCAAGTTTACGGcccaggagctgcagcagcgttgGTATGCGCTGCTATACGAGCCGGCAGTGTCGCGTATTGCCGTCTCCGCTATGCGCAACTTGCATCCCGAAATGGTAGAGTCCATACAGCGGAAGGCCCCGTACAGTatccaggaggaggagatgctGGGCACCATCAGTAGTGTAAGTACAGATATGAAGCTGgctttaaatataatattaataaaatcTTCGCCTTTTTACAGACGGAAACACCCAAGCTGGAGCACTTCCAGAAGCTGCTCGACAAGAATGCGGGAATCTTCTACTGCGCCCGCACCGCCAAGTCACTCCAAAACCACTGGCAGCTCCTGAAGCAGTACAGCCTGCTGCCGGATCAGGTGGTGCAGCCGCTGCATGGCTTGGAGCAGACATTGCTGAGCTTCTCCGATGCAGAGGAGCAGGTCTTCGAGAATGATATCAATGAGGCACGCGATGAGGCGTTGGAAATGGAGATGGCCCTCACGGATCGCCGCAACAAGCGGGACATTCGCGTGCTGGAGAACGAGCTGACGCGTTGGGGCGTCCTGGTGGACTCTGTGCTGGGACCGACGGCTACCTTGGAGTTCGACAGCCAGACGCTGGCCTGTTTGTGCGGCCGCAAGGTGCGCTACCTGATGCGCTCCAAGGAGATAACTTTCGGACGCGATGCCAAGGACTATTTGATTGATGTGGATCTGTCGCTGGAGGGTGTGGCCGCAAAGATCTCTCGTCGCCAGGGCACCATCAAGCTGCGCAGCAACGGCGACTTCTTCATTGCCAACGAGGGCAAGCGGGCGATCTTCATCAACGGTACGCCCCTGCTGACGGGCATGAAGACGCGCCTGGCCGACAGCTGCACCATGGAGATGTGCGGACTCCGCCTAACCTTCCAGGTCAACTACGAGCTCATCAATGCCATACGCCATGAGAGCTCCAAGACAGCGAATTCCTTGAACTAGCCTCACCCCGAGTGTCGCAAACAAATCTATTCCATaagtttaatgtttaatgttcacacaagaaacgaaacgagttCAGAATGAAATAACAGCCAGTGTAACTTCATAAACTAATGGAACGCCCACGTGCCAGCAGTCGACGCCTCCAATTGAACGGAAGCCAGAGTTCTTAGAGGGGAAATGAGTGAATGAAATAGAGTTCCAATCTCCCGGATTGTCGGCCCACTGTCTGCGAACAGTCTCGAATCTAGCTCATGACTCCTACGCTTCTACTTCTTGGGGCGCCTATGTCATGGAGTTAATTTGCGTCCAACTCGTAAGCTGCTATTAATTACAGCTCAGACTTTCGAGAGTGGCCACTAAAACACCATAAAGCATCTATCCATAACCATTCTATTCGCATGTCACCATCGCTGTGCGTCTAGCAGCTTACAAAGCGAATTAGGCAAACAAAGATCCGCGTCTGTTGGGAATTTCTTGCTCACGCGATTGTCTGAGATTGTTCTCAGTTCTGTATGGTCTCGGGTTCCCATCTAACGGGTGGGGGAAGCACATTTAATAGCCAGCGATTGTGTTTGGGCAAATTTGTTCGACCTTGCGAACTCCGCGAACTCTCCCAAGTTCCATTTACAAATTGTAACAGATCGCGTAACAGACTCCAAGGGTGGATTAACTCCCCGCTGGCCAAAGGTTATAAATGATGGGATGctgttaaaataattaattaatcgaCTGACAGGCGAGGACCATGACACATAATATAGAAATTAGTCGCCAGAAAAGAACACACGGAGAAAGTTCGATGACTTTctggtgagcagcagcagcagcagcagcagaagcgacgGCCTTTCTTCGAGGTCGAACTCGACTTCGGATTCTGTTTTGGGTTCGCTTTGGGTCTCGCATCGCTCTCTAATTTGTATTGTTGATACTATAAACTAATAAGCTGTCGGGGCATGCAAGCTGCGCAgcatattaaaatataattaattgttgtCACTGTCTATAAAAAGTCAATTTACTTTTTTGGCCATACCAAGAATTTCGTGGTCTATCTTGGTCCGAGTCCCAGCTTctcccattccatcccatcTCAGCCCATTCTCCAGCTCGCAGCTTCTCCATCTTTCTCCGCTTTGTTTCTCCTGGAATTCCAAATTCTAACGTtgatttgtgtgcatttttttgttccccATCGCCATCTGATCTCAGAGCCAATCGATGGACCTTTGgatggttctgctgctgctgctgctgctttcttttcCCGATGCCCGAGATGATGATGGGAGAGCTAATGAAGCTTGGCTTTGTCTTATTATACCTTTTGTGCAGTTCACcgaacttttgttgttgtgtcttgttgctgttgctgctgaggtGTTCTTGTGGTCCGATATTTTGGCGATGTCGCAACTGCTAAAATTAGTCTGCAGCCCCCGTCTTGGGCagctctttctcttctctatTAGCGTAGGTCATGCTGTTTATCCGCTCGACCAAAGTGGAGCACTACATGGGCTCTGATCTGAACGAGAAACTATGCTGGTTGGGGCGTTGCGTGGGGGTCGCCGTCTACCAATAGAACTTTCACAGTTTCGAGGGCTGAGATCACCCAATCCGAGTAGTGGAATGACACCTGTAGGCCTCCCCTCTCATTGATTGCTCCAGTTTAGGGTGACATAATAGTGCGATTATCTCATTGaattatataaaatgaaataacaaAAGTTTGTCAAAAAGCTGCGTGACTCTGCAGGAAAATGGTCTAAAAACAATCGATGTGTAAGGCCATAAAAATAGGCAACCGACTGACTCCGATATGCCAAAATCCAAGGGGTCTGACAATCCCTGCCATAAGTGTGATTATTCAACAACGCAGAAAACTCTGTAAAATGGTTTGGCTGCCTTTGATATTCATTTTGTTAATCgcatttcaatcaatttcatTCCAATTGTCGCCTCTGGATGGATCGACATTTGTCGTAGACGTGCATGTCCCATGCGTCAtgtgaaatattcaaattttgcttttgctttatcGAGTTTTGCATGTAACGCATAAATAATACACTCCGAGCTCCGATCAACTGCGTCTTGTTCCGCGTCGCTCATACGCACAGTGGGCCGTCAAAGTCAGCGTACGGCGTACAGCGTTGCGTTGGGTGTGCGCTGCATTTATAATTCCCCGtagttttgtttattgaacTCACTGGCAAATATATTGTAGCACTAGCTTTTGGGCTGTGACTATTCATGGAATGCTCGCTGATTTATTTCAGCACCCGCCCCGTTCCCCGAGCGAGTGTGAGGGtgaggaaaatgatttcatttgtgGGCGACTAGCGTGACGTCAGCCAGTCAATGCATCCATCGCGATCGGAGCCACACAGCCTATGGAACAGCCTCACACAGCTGTATGGGGGCCTTGAGGTTCTCTGCTCCATTagacagcggcggcggcggcagccactCACCCACGCACTCCACATGacaccacaccacaacacacTCAGATCTCGTATCTGTGGCGCCAAAATAAAGCAAGTTCAATTTGCAACTCCACTTTCGGGGTCTTAAGATCTCGACAGATACTcatgcatactcgtattttgtttttttgtttttttttgcaggcGAGACAAATAATTACAacgtttttgattttttaattaagtcgAGCTTGAAGTCGAGATACAAATAGATATGGATATATGCCAcaatacaacaacaattgcgCCAGACGTGGGTTTGCTGTTTTATGCTCTGTCTTTTCCTATTTTTCTAATGGATTATGAATTTTATATCCCATATACTCTAGCTGAGAGTTTGAGCCAGTTGGCAAATGGATTGAAGAAGGGTTCCATTAAACTTTGAATTTTGGAAGTTATTTTACCCTTTACACAGGGGGAACCCAATCAAATCAGACTCAAGGaatccctttttttttttttgagcagGGTATTTCTACCATCGATCTAACGCTCTTGGCCTTTTGCTCCCCTTTGTCTATtgattatttgatttgctgACTCAACCTGCGAGTCGCCCCCAAAAGATTTGTATTTTAAGatatgtttattatttgtcTAGCGCCCGAGGGATACATTGAGCGATAAAAATtgaccaaaaaatatatttttaatcattttttaaCTGATCGGAAACTGTCGAGACTTCACTTCAATTGGGGGCTGGCTTCACACTTCAAGATCTAACAAATACCAaggccaaatgcaaaaaccctTTCGAAAACAAGATACCTTCCCATAAGAGATCGCATCGAGCCCCGCTCCGTAACTTGTTATGCATTATGGAAGAGCACTCGCAGCTGTTATGTGATCTTTGGACTGAGGTGCGATACTTTGCAATTAGATTTAATTATTCCAAGTGTTCtactcacatacatatgtggggAGAGGGTAGGGTAGATCTGATGTAAGTTCCAAGAGCCAGGCAGCCGGAACAAGTTCGATTTTGGCGCGTGACAACTGCGGGTGGGCCGAGAGGCGGCAAAGAAATCGGCTTAGCGTACTTGCCCCCAAGCAGATTACTTCTGGCACAGAACCCAACAGACCAAACCATCAGGCAGCAGACACCgctctggtctctggctggcagcggcagacaccGTAGACACCATAGACACCGTCGCTCTGGGGCTCTTGTTGCTCTGACGATACACGATACACGAATCGACGACTCGAATCGCTGCCGAATCGGCAACTGCTGTGGCTGGAAACGAGCTCCAACCGAATAGCCACAGCCAACCGTTTCTCGATTTGAATTTTTGAAGTTTTTAAACCGTCAACTAAGCGCGCTGCGAATTTAGTGGCAATCGAGCCAGAGAGCTGTACAGACGGACACCACGGACACGAGACGACGCGAAACTTGAGCCgcaaaaacgaaaccgaaaaccgaaaccaaaaccgaatcTAAAGATTGCATCTCGCGTGGGTCGGCAATCGGAAGTGcaattctcttctcttctcttctcatCTCTGCTGTAGCAGGCAGCCACCCGACTCCACACTCTCTATCGCTCTGGAGCGGCGGAACTAATTGAACGACGGCAAAACACTTGGAGATCTCATCTCGAACTGGGATAATTGTTATTACATTCGAATGTCGGGGATGAGGGTTGCCAAAATTGGCTAAAGATAACGAATATTCGGTGTAAAAATTGTTAAGTTGTGCGTGTGAAGGCAAGCgtgaaagaaaacaagaagaaaattgcaaattaagaTCTTTGTGCCTCAAAGAAGGGATCCAAGACAACAAGAGAAAACCCAACATCATGAGGATCTGTCTGGTGAGTGTTTAATAAGTATATTTAAACGGCGATAAATTGTGTACCAGAGTCAATGATCTATAAAATCGGCGAATAACAGAGTTGGACAAATGTTAATTGCAACTTGTGGATGGTATCTGCATCCCCCTTTTCTGATTTTTGCATGTGTAATTCAGTGTGCTGCGATGGTGCGGAGTGTCGAGAGACCTAGTGTGCGTGTATTGCATTGTACTAAGTGTAGATTCGATTAAAGTCCAGCCGGCGACTTGGTTTCATGTGCATTTGTACTTGGGTTAGGTGTAAGTGTGCTCGCTGAATGAACGCTCAAAGTGTTGGACTAGAATGTGCGAAATTTGGGAGCTTAAATTGGTGTTGCTTAGTGTCTACGCCGACTCGGCGTTCAGCTCATCGCAGCGGTTCTTATTCTTCAGCAAATACGTGGCCAAATAGCTGACCGGATCCGAGGGCCTATCCCGGGCCAAAGCATGCATTCCGTGCAGCAGAATGGGACCCACGGTCTGGTCCAGGTACTGGCGCACTGGCAGCGAATTGGGATCGGGTCGAGGCCGGCTGCAGCTGGCAAACGGTGGAGGTACATCGTCCATCGATTGATCGGACCCTTGGGCGCCAACAGCGTTCAGTCTGGCAAAGTCTGCGCCATCGCCAGCTGCACCGCCGCCCacagatgcagctgcagctccaggtccaggtccagctCCACTGGCGGACATGCGCGTGGCCGGTGCAGCGGCGGGGAGCGGGGTTTCGTTGACGGGCATCActgtacaaaaaataaaatttgtttggatATTTGAACTAATTATTATCaaaaaattttatttttttaccgattttatttgttttaaatatatttagattTATTTTCGAGTTCTGTTCCGTGCGACTGTTTGGTCGGTACTGAATAATCCTAGATATTTCTCAGGCATATTGGAAAATTCTATGCTGAAGTTCAAAGTCAAGGCCTACTCTTTGGAGAGTCAAGCTCCTTGCTGACATCATTCAAAGTTTTCCCACAAATTTCGTATCTCAATCAACGCGTAGATGGCTCGTAAATCCCTCTGGCCATTCATCTATCGCCCATCCATGCGACTGACCTCGCCCCAAACAATTTATGTGAAGCATCCGAAAATTTAAGAGCGTCGCCGGGTTGTCTTCTACTTTGATTTATGGCAAAGCCACTGGGCGAATGCAATTATCTCCCAAGTGGGAGACACCAAGTAATTAAGCGGCTTTTTTGAGGACTGCCCAAGTGCATTGGGCAATTGTCATAAATTGTGGCCCTAATTTGGTTGAAAACTTTGAAGGGGATTCCTcaatctctcgctcgcacagcGTGTAAGCATGTTCGACAGATTTATTGCCACTTGATTTTATAGATAGAGATACATAGAATCTGCCAGCTAAATTGTTTGATTATCTTTGTAAACACTTTTCTTAATTGCCATCTGTAaatcacaaacacacaaattcccCCCGCTGCCTCCCGCCATCACCGCAAGACGATAGATTTGTGTCTctgtttataaaataaaatctattgAATAATTCATGGGAAGCGATTAACACATATTTCGCTATGAGAAACGTGAAAACCTGTAGTTTTTGACCCATATTAGAGAGATTATTTTGCCagaaatttgaatataaatagagagagagagagactcgcTGGTTAACGCTATTCCTTAACTGTTTATGTGGAGGCCTCAATTGTCTGGAGTTTCAACAGAAATCGTGCATTACACGGCGGCTTCCCCCAGATATTGATCTTCCAATCGAGTGAGAAATGAAAATcaagagccaaaagcaaaggtCACTGGCATAGGGCAAACGAAAGACGAATGACGGATGATGCTAGAGGAAGATGATAATGCTGTATTCAGCTACAAGATGAGTGTATCTCCATGAGTGGGCAGCCGCAGCACGTGGGCAACATTTTCTCGAACTCGAAAGGGAACTACTTGCGCAAAGATCTACCGCGAGAGCCACAGAGAAGTGTAGCCAGCTGCCAGATCTTCAAggcatatgcaaatgagtttgTGCCGCttccaaaacaaaaccgaaattAGCGCAACTGAATTAATTAGCAAGTGGAATCACTTGCcacattttacttttattatttatgtgacCTTGACGGGGAGATGGCGGTACGGACCGGCCGGGCCCTAACGATTTGTTGGAGTGACAGAAATGAA
Encoded here:
- the LOC117892989 gene encoding protein dpy-30 homolog gives rise to the protein MPVNETPLPAAAPATRMSASGAGPGPGAAAASVGGGAAGDGADFARLNAVGAQGSDQSMDDVPPPFASCSRPRPDPNSLPVRQYLDQTVGPILLHGMHALARDRPSDPVSYLATYLLKNKNRCDELNAESA
- the LOC117894289 gene encoding microspherule protein 1, whose product is MDGAPIVVDAVPVSTESSSVPVVVSTNTVSTVGVTSALTAPPAAATTTTATTVATVSSTATTTATATPLRNPIHNLPMELQNDQKRRSSSRTIKRKRFDDEIVEYNITVPTNRGGADPSRRDRPRPSSQSYPALMGIPSSLNMHTAPIALPESPQAPGIVEGILPGTPSGTVAAAPAVTPTVEAPATPAPVVAQVHPKPAAERAPAAEKRSTLRAGRPANKRSQRRNGRPLAQMATKDLGRWKPCDDMALIIGIQQTNDLRLIHRGVKFSCKFTAQELQQRWYALLYEPAVSRIAVSAMRNLHPEMVESIQRKAPYSIQEEEMLGTISSTETPKLEHFQKLLDKNAGIFYCARTAKSLQNHWQLLKQYSLLPDQVVQPLHGLEQTLLSFSDAEEQVFENDINEARDEALEMEMALTDRRNKRDIRVLENELTRWGVLVDSVLGPTATLEFDSQTLACLCGRKVRYLMRSKEITFGRDAKDYLIDVDLSLEGVAAKISRRQGTIKLRSNGDFFIANEGKRAIFINGTPLLTGMKTRLADSCTMEMCGLRLTFQVNYELINAIRHESSKTANSLN
- the LOC117894191 gene encoding BCL2/adenovirus E1B 19 kDa protein-interacting protein 2, giving the protein MSFHYAESESSQSESKMDISETPTDSTGISPLADECTQVAAPQVKTILEETTKTSATLDNRIMRPELLSIETMPQRQIIERTLANSHPLMSPTNTDSDSEPFQTKRNNFPDVVPTTEAAVQAKNTLNHQAPRNKPQDAKVSLLRANSPDILSSESDADVSQYLAAVESNFQSVSLLPNANGKKTKRGSTLPGGEDISSLDSISNHSFDDDEDIEHNLASLSPSSSLIDGLDGEDDDDDCEGPELLPDNDDDLDLEFGLATTPTPHTPAAATLPQYSAAEERRDSRNWQKITLPDGRTREIDMRVIEPYKRVLSHGGYLKSGGQNAIVIFCACHLPDRSRADYSYVMDNLFLYVVKTLEQLVTDDYVLIYLHGGSNRRNVPPFPWLKRCYQLLDRRLRKSLKHMYLVHPTFWIKSLVWMARPFVSTKFWRKLIYVKSLEELGLHVAVEKAAIPEKVKQYDAKRH